GAATAAGTGCCGGACCGCTGGAAGCTGCTGTACGCTGCGAAGCTTGCACCATTCCGTCAGAGGCAAAAAAGGCAGCAGTTTACACTCAGACGGGATGAAGGCGGCCGGATTGCCTCACGGTTAGAGTCGGGCGACGTCGAGGATGGCGTCGGCAAAGGCCTTCGGCGCTTCCTGGGGCAGGTTGTGTCCGATGCCGCCGTCGATGTTCCGGTGTTGATACTTGCCGGTGAACTTCTTCGCGTAGGCGGCCGGTTCGGGATGCGGTGCGCCGTTGGCATCGCCTTCCATGGTGATGGCCGGAACCGAGATGGCCGGCGCTGTCGCGAGACGCGCTTCGAGTGCGTCGTACTGCGGTTCGCCCTGAGCCAGACCAAGACGCCAGCGGTAGTTGTGAATCACCACGGCCACATGGTCCGGATTGTTGAACGACTCAGCCGAGCGGTCGTAAGTCGCATCGTCGAAATTCCATTTAGGCGACGCGAGGCGCCAGATCAGCTTGTTGAAGTCGTGACGGTTCGCTTCATAACCCGCCTGGCCACGCTCCGTGGCGAAATAGAATTGATACCACCACTGCAGCTCCGCCTTCGGTGGCAGGGGTGCCTTGCCCGCTGCCTGATTGCCGATCAGATAGCCGCTCACAGATACAATCGCCTTGACGCGTTGCGGCCACAGCGCGGCGATGATATCGACTGTGCGTGCGCCCCAATCGAAGCCGCCCAGAATTGCCTTGTCGATCTTCAAGGCGTCCATCAGCGCAATGATGTCCACGGCGACCACAGACTGTTGCCCGTTGCGCGGCGTATCCGCAGAGAGGAAGCGCGTCGAACCATAGCCACGCAGATACGGCACAATGACGCGATAGCCCGCGGCGGCAAGTATCGGCGTCACCTCGGCGAAGCTGTAGATATCGTACGGCCATCCGTGCAGCAGAATGACGACAGGGCCGTTCTGCGGGCCCGCTTCTGCATACCCAATGCTCAGTGTCCCGGCGTTGATCTGGCGAAGGTTGTCGAACGAAGCAACGCGCGTTGCGCCCGGTGTATTCGCCGACGTGCTGTTCGATTGTGCTTTGGCGAGTCCGCTCAGGCCCAACTCCAGCAGGCTGATCCCAGCCACGGTCGTCCCCAGCAGAAGACGACGTCGATTATTGATCTGTTCCGGCATCACTGATTCTCCTCAAAGAATGGTCACAGGTGGTTCGCATACACGCCCTTTAGGACGTCTGATTTGCGCAGCCAGAGCGTCTGGCGTGGAAGTAT
The sequence above is drawn from the Paraburkholderia phenazinium genome and encodes:
- a CDS encoding alpha/beta fold hydrolase yields the protein MPEQINNRRRLLLGTTVAGISLLELGLSGLAKAQSNSTSANTPGATRVASFDNLRQINAGTLSIGYAEAGPQNGPVVILLHGWPYDIYSFAEVTPILAAAGYRVIVPYLRGYGSTRFLSADTPRNGQQSVVAVDIIALMDALKIDKAILGGFDWGARTVDIIAALWPQRVKAIVSVSGYLIGNQAAGKAPLPPKAELQWWYQFYFATERGQAGYEANRHDFNKLIWRLASPKWNFDDATYDRSAESFNNPDHVAVVIHNYRWRLGLAQGEPQYDALEARLATAPAISVPAITMEGDANGAPHPEPAAYAKKFTGKYQHRNIDGGIGHNLPQEAPKAFADAILDVARL